One genomic window of Candidatus Kuenenia stuttgartiensis includes the following:
- a CDS encoding NADH-quinone oxidoreductase subunit C — protein sequence MMSTNRQLHIDKLSGQFKGNITISRSFLENEIYVSTKKENLLNVCLYIKDIFNAVLSSMICNDERTLDKHFKIYYVFSLQREDTFLIVTIPVSEQQPEFPSITPQIPAAHWYEREIKDMFGLIPVGHPRPETLVLHGNFPENTYPLRKDFDIQTRIPHLESKLPFFRVEGEGVFEIPVGPIHAGVIEPGHFRFSAVGDSIFYLDAKLFFTHKGTEKIFETMPYTKALFLAERICGVCAASHATGYCQAIEKVAEIEIPPRARFIRTIVMELERIYNHIGDVGNICAGTAFLLGIAHGFRIREYLQQLNETITGNRYLRGMLAIGGVRFDINDDLEKHILSLLNHVKKDFKDLTKMMFKSSSLLDRLETTGRLSEEIARGLGVVGVAARASGIVQDTRVNHPYAAYEEVDFDIPVFHYEGDVLARIRVRVDEVYQSIYIIEQCFEKMRPGPLKTPIKELPPYKQALSYVESPRGENIYWIMTAPGNKLFRYKVRSPSFCNWPAIPFAVPGNIVPDFPLINKSFELCYSCTDL from the coding sequence ATGATGAGTACCAACAGGCAACTTCATATTGATAAACTGTCCGGTCAATTTAAAGGGAATATTACTATTAGCAGAAGTTTCCTTGAAAACGAGATATATGTCTCAACGAAAAAGGAAAATCTTTTAAATGTATGTCTGTATATTAAAGATATTTTCAATGCCGTGCTTTCTTCCATGATTTGTAACGATGAGAGAACTCTGGATAAGCACTTTAAAATTTACTACGTCTTTTCTCTTCAGAGAGAAGACACATTCTTAATTGTCACTATACCGGTCAGTGAACAGCAGCCGGAATTTCCGTCGATTACACCCCAAATACCTGCCGCTCATTGGTATGAACGGGAGATTAAGGACATGTTTGGTCTTATCCCCGTAGGACACCCAAGACCCGAGACACTGGTATTACACGGCAATTTCCCTGAAAATACTTATCCATTGCGGAAGGACTTTGATATTCAAACCCGAATACCTCACCTCGAATCAAAGCTGCCGTTTTTCAGGGTAGAAGGAGAAGGTGTTTTTGAAATACCCGTAGGACCCATTCACGCGGGTGTCATTGAACCTGGGCATTTCAGGTTTAGCGCTGTAGGTGATAGTATATTTTATCTTGATGCAAAATTATTTTTCACACACAAGGGCACAGAGAAAATTTTCGAAACAATGCCATATACGAAGGCATTATTTCTTGCGGAGAGGATTTGCGGCGTTTGTGCCGCTTCGCACGCAACAGGCTATTGCCAGGCAATAGAGAAGGTGGCAGAGATCGAAATACCGCCACGCGCAAGATTTATTCGAACCATTGTCATGGAATTGGAAAGGATCTATAATCATATCGGCGATGTGGGAAATATATGCGCAGGCACTGCCTTTCTTCTGGGGATTGCGCATGGATTCAGGATACGCGAGTATTTACAGCAACTCAATGAAACCATTACGGGGAATCGATATTTAAGAGGTATGCTCGCCATCGGCGGAGTACGGTTTGATATCAACGACGATCTGGAAAAACATATTTTATCATTACTCAATCATGTTAAAAAGGACTTCAAAGATCTTACCAAAATGATGTTTAAATCCTCCTCTTTATTAGACAGGCTTGAAACTACAGGAAGACTTTCCGAGGAGATTGCACGGGGGTTGGGGGTCGTTGGCGTTGCGGCAAGGGCATCCGGCATTGTTCAGGACACCAGGGTTAATCACCCTTACGCTGCTTACGAAGAGGTGGATTTTGATATCCCTGTTTTCCATTACGAAGGCGATGTACTTGCAAGGATACGCGTCAGGGTCGATGAGGTGTATCAGTCGATCTATATTATCGAGCAATGTTTTGAAAAGATGAGGCCAGGCCCTCTGAAAACCCCGATTAAGGAACTACCGCCTTACAAACAAGCCTTGAGTTATGTGGAATCACCTCGGGGTGAGAATATTTACTGGATCATGACGGCTCCTGGCAATAAATTGTTCAGGTATAAAGTAAGGTCGCCTTCTTTCTGTAACTGGCCGGCAATTCCTTTTGCAGTCCCTGGCAACATTGTGCCTGATTTTCCATTGATTAACAAGAGTTTCGAGTTATGTTATTCCTGTACTGATTTGTAA
- a CDS encoding hydrogenase 4 subunit F, whose translation MIILLLLIIPVITAIACVFIKTHSISKYVSIAGSFLVLLYSIFLNYNIYLHQSLYGLNEFFYMDALSILTTQIITIVGFAAALYSVGYMEEEVREGVVTEKKLRLYYFLFHMFIFSMLLVCVTNNLGIMWVAIEATTLSTTFLVGFYNKKQHQEAAWKYIVICTVGITLALFGVILTYYSSKSVFGEIGHMLNWTSLLTVADRFDPHLIKLAFIFILIGYGTKAGLAPMHTWLPDAHSQAPSPISALFSGVLLNCSLYGIIRYHIITSKCVGPHYSCTLLMVFGLISVIASIPFILVQRDYKRLFAYSSIEHIGFITLGIGFGGMYSVYGAELHTFNHAVAKSLLFFCAGNLFLKYKTRDMDSIKGVIKTTPVTGVFLIIAVFAITGTPPFGIFVSEFLVLADGFSSGNVFIIIFSSLLVVCITLIFIGFINNIFKMVLGEPTTSVPKGEVSKLTIASMGFLLIFVLVVSFYVPPFLREILTNIYNIVRNV comes from the coding sequence ATGATAATACTCTTACTTTTAATCATCCCCGTAATAACCGCCATTGCGTGCGTTTTTATAAAGACACACAGCATATCAAAATATGTCAGCATTGCAGGCAGTTTTCTCGTTTTACTCTATAGCATATTTCTTAACTACAATATTTATCTGCATCAGTCGCTCTATGGGCTAAATGAATTCTTTTATATGGATGCCCTGAGTATCCTTACCACCCAGATTATTACCATTGTTGGTTTTGCAGCGGCATTATACTCGGTTGGCTATATGGAAGAAGAAGTTCGCGAAGGTGTGGTTACGGAAAAGAAGCTACGCTTGTATTACTTCCTTTTTCATATGTTTATCTTCTCCATGTTATTGGTATGCGTAACAAATAACCTGGGGATCATGTGGGTAGCAATTGAAGCGACTACGTTGTCTACTACATTTTTGGTAGGCTTTTATAATAAAAAACAGCATCAGGAAGCGGCATGGAAGTATATCGTCATTTGTACTGTGGGAATTACGTTGGCATTGTTTGGCGTTATACTCACCTATTATTCATCAAAAAGCGTATTTGGAGAAATTGGGCATATGCTGAACTGGACGAGCCTGCTTACCGTAGCGGACAGGTTTGATCCTCATCTCATAAAACTGGCATTCATTTTTATCCTAATCGGATATGGTACAAAGGCTGGTCTTGCCCCAATGCACACATGGCTGCCTGATGCACATAGCCAGGCGCCTTCGCCTATTAGCGCCCTGTTTTCCGGTGTACTGCTAAATTGTTCCCTGTATGGCATCATCCGATACCACATCATTACCTCTAAATGTGTAGGCCCGCATTATTCATGTACACTCCTCATGGTGTTTGGCCTTATTTCCGTCATTGCTTCAATACCTTTTATCCTGGTGCAAAGGGATTATAAACGTCTGTTCGCCTATAGCAGTATAGAGCATATTGGTTTTATTACGCTTGGAATAGGTTTTGGTGGAATGTATAGTGTTTACGGCGCAGAGCTGCATACCTTCAACCACGCCGTAGCAAAATCCCTATTGTTTTTTTGTGCTGGCAATCTGTTTTTGAAATACAAGACAAGGGATATGGACAGTATTAAAGGGGTTATTAAGACTACGCCGGTTACCGGTGTCTTTTTGATAATTGCTGTCTTTGCCATTACAGGCACACCGCCGTTTGGTATATTTGTTAGCGAGTTCCTGGTGCTTGCAGACGGCTTTTCAAGTGGAAATGTATTTATCATTATATTCAGTTCATTGCTTGTTGTATGCATTACCCTCATTTTTATTGGATTCATAAACAATATATTCAAGATGGTTTTGGGTGAACCCACAACATCTGTTCCTAAGGGTGAGGTGAGTAAGCTTACCATTGCGTCCATGGGCTTTCTTTTGATTTTCGTACTGGTTGTCAGCTTCTATGTACCGCCATTCCTGCGCGAAATACTGACTAATATTTATAATATTGTAAGGAATGTATGA
- a CDS encoding hydrogenase, whose product MKQHIIVNSQIIDVLAVLMLMTTIILIGTSRLKTCIWASAIRSFLLTLTSGLIAYLSGIHHIYITTGISLVLKVFVIPGFLFYIVDKVRIKKEVESYISYTLSLLISCGIILIAYYATLPIIQFENVFMRHCLPVSLAITLLGFFAMITRKKAITQILGLITMEDGLFFAALSTSYGMPLIVELGVFFDILVSVIIMGVYVYRIKESFDSIDVGFFRELRE is encoded by the coding sequence ATGAAACAACACATCATCGTAAATTCCCAGATTATTGATGTACTGGCAGTTTTAATGCTCATGACAACAATTATACTCATCGGCACGAGTCGTTTAAAGACCTGTATATGGGCAAGTGCCATTCGGTCTTTTCTCCTGACATTGACCAGCGGTCTTATAGCCTATTTGTCCGGTATCCATCACATTTATATTACTACGGGTATCTCACTGGTACTTAAGGTTTTTGTCATCCCTGGATTTCTTTTTTACATCGTTGACAAGGTCAGGATTAAAAAAGAAGTAGAGTCTTATATTAGTTATACGCTATCGCTGCTGATCTCTTGCGGTATCATTCTTATTGCATACTATGCAACCTTACCTATCATCCAATTTGAAAATGTCTTTATGCGGCATTGCCTGCCCGTTTCACTCGCTATTACCCTTTTGGGATTCTTTGCAATGATAACGAGGAAGAAGGCCATTACCCAGATACTTGGACTTATTACCATGGAAGATGGTCTTTTTTTTGCTGCCTTATCTACCTCTTACGGCATGCCACTCATCGTAGAATTGGGGGTGTTTTTCGATATCCTCGTGAGTGTTATCATTATGGGAGTTTATGTTTACAGAATCAAAGAATCCTTCGATTCCATTGATGTAGGCTTCTTCAGGGAACTCCGGGAATAA
- the nuoB gene encoding NADH-quinone oxidoreductase subunit NuoB, which yields MFTKFQKSFQTGIATSGYPWKKEPAPLHFRGRIEIDSEKCKACNVCVETCPTNAYTWIEEQGKRYLQLSHAKCVFCGMCEEVCPYKAIRITNDFELAATNKEDLLVKAGFNTEESVETLGNKLKKNIFKMFRRSLHVREIDAGSCNGCEWEVVALLNPVHDLQRFGIDIVASPRHADCLLVTGPPTRNLETALIKGYHATPEPKMVIALGTCACSGGIFSNSYATKNGIDKVVPVDVYIPGCPPRPQAIIYGFLLALERVQK from the coding sequence ATGTTTACAAAATTTCAGAAAAGTTTTCAAACTGGTATAGCAACCTCGGGATATCCATGGAAAAAAGAACCTGCTCCTTTGCATTTCCGGGGCAGGATTGAGATAGATAGCGAAAAATGTAAGGCATGTAACGTCTGCGTGGAGACATGTCCAACAAATGCTTATACATGGATAGAAGAACAGGGAAAACGATATCTGCAACTCTCTCACGCAAAATGCGTATTTTGCGGCATGTGCGAGGAAGTATGCCCTTACAAAGCTATCAGGATTACGAATGATTTTGAGCTTGCGGCAACAAATAAGGAAGACCTTTTAGTTAAGGCAGGGTTTAATACTGAAGAATCCGTTGAAACATTAGGTAATAAACTCAAAAAAAACATATTTAAAATGTTCAGACGCTCATTGCATGTACGGGAGATTGATGCCGGTTCTTGCAACGGATGCGAATGGGAGGTCGTTGCTTTATTAAATCCTGTGCATGACCTCCAAAGGTTCGGAATTGACATTGTTGCCTCTCCGCGCCACGCAGACTGCCTGCTTGTGACGGGACCTCCGACAAGGAATCTGGAAACCGCCCTCATCAAGGGGTATCATGCCACCCCGGAACCAAAGATGGTCATAGCCTTGGGTACGTGTGCGTGTAGCGGCGGTATTTTCAGTAATTCCTACGCCACTAAAAACGGGATCGACAAAGTCGTTCCCGTAGATGTTTATATTCCTGGCTGTCCTCCAAGACCACAGGCTATTATATACGGATTTCTGTTGGCGTTAGAGAGGGTACAAAAGTGA